The following proteins are co-located in the Macadamia integrifolia chloroplast, complete genome genome:
- the psbD gene encoding photosystem II protein D2 — protein MTIALGRFTKDEKDLFDIMDDWLRRDRFVFVGWSGLLLFPCAYFALGGWFTGTTFVTSWYTHGLASSYLEGCNFLTAAVSTPANSLAHSLLLLWGPEAQGDFTRWCQLGGLWTFVALHGAFGLIGFMLRQFELARSVQLRPYNAIAFSAPIAVFVSVFLIYPLGQSGWFFAPSFGVAAIFRFILFFQGFHNWTLNPFHMMGVAGVLGAALLCAIHGATVENTLFEDGDGANTFRAFNPTQAEETYSMVTANRFWSQIFGVAFSNKRWLHFFMLFVPVTGLWMSALGVVGLALNLRAYDFVSQEIRAAEDPEFETFYTKNILLNEGIRAWMAAQDQPHENLIFPEEVLPRGNAL, from the coding sequence ATGACTATAGCCCTTGGTAGATTTACCAAAGACGAAAAAGATTTATTTGATATTATGGATGACTGGTTGCGGAGGGACCGTTTCGTTTTTGTAGGTTGGTCCGGTCTATTGCTCTTTCCTTGTGCCTATTTCGCTTTAGGAGGTTGGTTCACAGGTACAACCTTTGTAACTTCATGGTATACCCATGGATTGGCCAGTTCCTATTTGGAAGGCTGCAATTTCTTAACCGCCGCAGTTTCTACTCCTGCTAATAGTTTAGCACACTCTTTATTGCTACTGTGGGGTCCTGAAGCACAAGGAGATTTTACTCGTTGGTGTCAATTAGGTGGTCTGTGGACTTTTGTTGCTCTCCATGGTGCTTTCGGACTAATAGGTTTCATGTTACGTCAATTCGAACTTGCTCGATCTGTTCAATTGCGACCTTATAATGCAATCGCATTTTCTGCTCCAATTGCTGTTTTTGTTTCTGTATTCCTGATTTATCCACTAGGTCAGTCTGGTTGGTTCTTTGCACCTAGTTTTGGTGTAGCAGCTATATTTCGATTCATCCTCTTCTTTCAAGGGTTTCATAATTGGACCTTAAACCCATTTCATATGATGGGAGTGGCCGGCGTATTGGGTGCTGCTCTCCTATGCGCTATTCATGGTGCTACTGTCGAAAATACTTTATTCGAAGATGGTGACGGTGCAAATACATTCCGTGCCTTTAACCCAACTCAAGCTGAAGAGACTTATTCAATGGTCACCGCTAACCGCTTTTGGTCCCAAATCTTTGGGGTTGCTTTTTCCAATAAACGTTGGTTACATTTCTTTATGTTATTTGTACCCGTAACTGGTTTATGGATGAGTGCTCTTGGAGTAGTCGGTCTGGCTCTGAACCTACGTGCCTATGACTTCGTTTCCCAGGAAATCCGTGCAGCGGAAGATCCTGAATTTGAGACTTTCTACACCAAAAATATTCTCTTAAACGAAGGTATTCGTGCTTGGATGGCGGCTCAGGATCAGCCTCATGAAAACCTTATATTCCCAGAGGAGGTTCTACCCCGTGGAAACGCTCTTTAA
- the psbC gene encoding photosystem II CP43 chlorophyll apoprotein, whose protein sequence is MKTLYSQRRFYPVETLFNGTLALAGRDQETTGFAWWAGNARLINLSGKLLGAHVAHAGLIVFWAGAMNLFEVAHFVPEKPMYEQGLILLPHLATLGWGVGPGGEVIDTFPYFVSGVLHLISSAVLGFGGIYHALLGPETLEESFPFFGYVWKDRNKMTTILGIHLILLGIGAFLLVLKALYFGGVYDTWAPGGGDVRKITNLTLSPSVIFGYLLKSPFGGEGWIVSVDDLEDIIGGHVWLGSICIFGGIWHILTKPFAWARRALVWSGEAYLSYSLGALAVFGFIACCFVWFNNTAYPSEFYGPTGPEASQAQAFTFLVRDQRLGANVGSAQGPTGLGKYLMRSPTGEVIFGGETMRFWDLRAPWLEPLRGPNGLDLSRLKKDIQPWQERRSAEYMTHAPLGSLNSVGGVATEINAVNYVSPRSWLATSHFVLGFFFFVGHLWHAGRARAAAAGFEKGIDRDFEPVLSMTPLN, encoded by the coding sequence ATGAAAACCTTATATTCCCAGAGGAGGTTCTACCCCGTGGAAACGCTCTTTAATGGAACTTTAGCTTTAGCTGGTCGTGACCAAGAAACTACCGGTTTCGCTTGGTGGGCCGGAAATGCCCGACTTATCAATTTGTCCGGTAAATTACTCGGGGCTCACGTAGCCCATGCCGGATTAATCGTATTCTGGGCCGGAGCAATGAACCTATTTGAAGTGGCTCATTTCGTACCAGAGAAGCCCATGTATGAACAAGGATTAATTTTACTTCCCCATCTAGCTACTCTAGGGTGGGGGGTAGGCCCAGGTGGAGAAGTTATAGACACCTTTCCATACTTTGTATCTGGTGTACTTCACTTAATTTCCTCTGCAGTATTGGGCTTTGGCGGTATTTATCATGCACTTCTCGGACCTGAGACTCTGGAAGAATCTTTTCCATTCTTTGGTTATGTATGGAAAGATAGAAATAAAATGACCACAATTTTGGGTATTCACTTAATCTTGTTAGGTATAGGTGCTTTTCTTCTAGTACTCAAGGCTCTTTATTTTGGGGGTGTATATGATACCTGGGCTCCCGGGGGGGGAGATGTAAGAAAAATTACCAACTTGACCCTTAGCCCCAGTGTTATATTTGGTTATTTACTAAAATCTCCCTTTGGGGGAGAAGGATGGATTGTTAGTGTGGACGATTTAGAAGATATAATTGGAGGACATGTATGGTTAGGTTCCATTTGTATATTTGGTGGAATTTGGCACATCCTAACCAAACCCTTTGCATGGGCTCGCCGTGCACTTGTATGGTCTGGAGAAGCTTACTTGTCTTATAGTTTAGGTGCTTTAGCTGTCTTTGGTTTCATCGCTTGTTGCTTTGTCTGGTTCAATAATACCGCTTATCCTAGTGAGTTTTACGGGCCCACTGGGCCAGAAGCTTCTCAAGCTCAAGCATTTACTTTTCTAGTTAGAGACCAACGTCTGGGGGCTAACGTGGGATCCGCTCAAGGACCTACTGGTTTAGGTAAATATCTAATGCGTTCCCCCACCGGAGAGGTCATTTTTGGAGGAGAAACTATGCGTTTTTGGGATCTCCGTGCTCCCTGGTTGGAACCTCTAAGGGGTCCCAATGGTTTGGACTTGAGTAGGCTGAAAAAAGACATACAACCTTGGCAAGAACGGCGTTCCGCGGAATATATGACTCATGCTCCTTTAGGTTCTTTAAATTCCGTAGGTGGCGTAGCTACCGAGATCAATGCGGTCAATTATGTCTCTCCTAGAAGTTGGTTAGCTACCTCTCATTTTGTTCTCGGATTCTTCTTCTTTGTGGGTCATTTGTGGCATGCGGGAAGG